The Vicia villosa cultivar HV-30 ecotype Madison, WI unplaced genomic scaffold, Vvil1.0 ctg.000045F_1_1_2_unsc, whole genome shotgun sequence genome contains a region encoding:
- the LOC131622948 gene encoding lachrymatory-factor synthase-like, with protein sequence MNSIQQTNEKWKGKAKTELLGCKAQQVWLLLEDFFGLDKWFPTLSTCIPIEGTSGKPGCVRFCAGFKTPIDDHGKQTLNWTKQKLLSIDPTQKVFSYSIIDGNVGFYSYVSTVKVVTKDDGCEIEWLYEVEPVEGWRLEDLDFFIGSGLGIMAQRIQQALKTMEVALEA encoded by the coding sequence ATGAACTCAATTcaacaaacaaatgaaaaatggaAGGGCAAAGCAAAAACAGAACTACTAGGATGCAAAGCTCAACAAGTATGGCTACTACTAGAGGATTTTTTTGGCCTTGACAAATGGTTTCCAACTCTCTCTACATGCATACCAATTGAAGGAACATCAGGCAAACCAGGGTGTGTCCGTTTCTGTGCAGGTTTCAAGACTCCTATAGATGACCATGGCAAGCAAACTTTGAATTGGACTAAGCAGAAACTTCTTTCAATTGATCCCACTCAAAAGGTATTTAGTTATTCAATTATTGATGGAAATGTTGGATTTTATTCCTATGTTTCAACTGTTAAGGTAGTGACAAAAGATGATGGATGTGAGATTGAGTGGTTGTATGAAGTTGAACCTGTTGAAGGATGGAGATTGGAAGatcttgatttttttattggttcTGGCTTGGGTATTATGGCTCAAAGAATTCAACAAGCTTTGAAGACCATGGAAGTTGCACTTGAAGCTTAA